A single Maniola hyperantus chromosome 11, iAphHyp1.2, whole genome shotgun sequence DNA region contains:
- the LOC117986269 gene encoding PRADC1-like protein isoform X2 encodes MFSNVILHYLLQNISLFLLICTTSVSPGANDLHFHDGSSTADIIAGDVFFEIIDPPELRYSYRIRPAKDFGASFNGSISFEKARLVPTIPFHSCSEIKNQDDIFGNIALSERGECSFVYKTMNAQLAGAQAVIITETVDKWDDALDHLIEMVDDKMEVDVNIPAAFLLGRSGATILRTLKRLHRKYAIINLPINMTHVPISRMNQPPWISW; translated from the exons ATGTTTTCCAATgttattttacattatttattacaaaatataagctTATTTCTTCTTATATGCACGACATCAGTTTCGCCGGGAG CTAATGATTTGCATTTCCACGACGGTTCATCAACGGCAGATATCATTGCTGGAGACGTGTTTTTTGAGATAATAGACCCTCCAGAGCTTAGGTATTCTTACCGTATAAGGCCTGCAAAGGATTTTGGTGCATCTTTT AATGGAAGCATTAGTTTTGAAAAAGCCCGCTTAGTTCCGACAATACCTTTTCATAGTTGTTCAGAAATTAAAAACCAAGATGATATCTTTGGCAACATTGCATTATCTGAGAGAGG AGAATGTTCTTTTGTGTATAAAACAATGAATGCACAGTTGGCCGGAGCACAAGCAGTTATCATAACTGAGACTGTTGACAAATGGGACGATGCATTAGACCATCTTATAGAAATGGTGGATGACAA AATGGAGGTAGATGTTAATATACCGGCTGCATTTCTTTTGGGACGAAGTGGTGCGACTATACTAAGAACATTGAAGAGGCTACACAGGAAGTATGCTATTATTAATTTACCAATCAATATGACACATGTTCCAATAAGCAGGATGAATCAACCTCCATGGATATCATGGTGA
- the LOC117986269 gene encoding PRADC1-like protein isoform X1 — translation MFSNVILHYLLQNISLFLLICTTSVSPGANDLHFHDGSSTADIIAGDVFFEIIDPPELRYSYRIRPAKDFGASFNGSISFEKARLVPTIPFHSCSEIKNQDDIFGNIALSERGECSFVYKTMNAQLAGAQAVIITETVDKWDDALDHLIEMVDDNSALWSLHLMRMLRYISEIMEVDVNIPAAFLLGRSGATILRTLKRLHRKYAIINLPINMTHVPISRMNQPPWISW, via the exons ATGTTTTCCAATgttattttacattatttattacaaaatataagctTATTTCTTCTTATATGCACGACATCAGTTTCGCCGGGAG CTAATGATTTGCATTTCCACGACGGTTCATCAACGGCAGATATCATTGCTGGAGACGTGTTTTTTGAGATAATAGACCCTCCAGAGCTTAGGTATTCTTACCGTATAAGGCCTGCAAAGGATTTTGGTGCATCTTTT AATGGAAGCATTAGTTTTGAAAAAGCCCGCTTAGTTCCGACAATACCTTTTCATAGTTGTTCAGAAATTAAAAACCAAGATGATATCTTTGGCAACATTGCATTATCTGAGAGAGG AGAATGTTCTTTTGTGTATAAAACAATGAATGCACAGTTGGCCGGAGCACAAGCAGTTATCATAACTGAGACTGTTGACAAATGGGACGATGCATTAGACCATCTTATAGAAATGGTGGATGACAA TTCTGCATTGTGGAGTCTACATCTCATGAGGATGCTCCGGTATATAAGTGAAAT AATGGAGGTAGATGTTAATATACCGGCTGCATTTCTTTTGGGACGAAGTGGTGCGACTATACTAAGAACATTGAAGAGGCTACACAGGAAGTATGCTATTATTAATTTACCAATCAATATGACACATGTTCCAATAAGCAGGATGAATCAACCTCCATGGATATCATGGTGA